One Littorina saxatilis isolate snail1 linkage group LG14, US_GU_Lsax_2.0, whole genome shotgun sequence genomic region harbors:
- the LOC138946766 gene encoding uncharacterized protein translates to MLRHHVTTVAAILVCNLLLCSAHPAPNAALLKLIAAKHSHGSHRLPSPYTGEYSAPYPETPAASDASDFWSNLRNVAISAGSPLTDGEGEEGEDTLTQHSETKRFHPSAFVGSRGKRMFGDLSDDEAEAFEKRFQQGFIGSRGRRMQSLGGAEGEGETEAFKRFQQGFTGSRGKRMGAEGENVAKRFDPSGFSGSRGKRYIPGLQALFLSQMYNKCEYCLLLS, encoded by the exons ATGCTTCGGCATCACGTGACGACAGTAGCCGCCATCTTGGTTTGCAATTTATTGCTATGCTCCGCACATCCTGCTCCAAATGCTGCATTGTTaaag TTGATCGCCGCCAAACATTCACACGGATCTCACAGACTCCCTAGCCCCTACACGGGCGAATACAGCGCCCCCTACCCAGAAACCCCCGCGGCAAGTGACGCCTCAGACTTCTGGTCCAACCTGCGAAACGTAGCCATTTCCGCCGGAAGTCCCCTGACGGACGGCGAAGGCGAAGAAGGGGAAGACACTCTGACTCAACACTCCGAAACCAAGCGGTTTCATCCTTCAGCGTTCGTCGGAAGCAGAGGGAAAAGAATGTTCGGCGACCTCTCCGACGACGAAGCGGAGGCTTTCGAGAAAAGGTTTCAGCAAGGATTCATTGGTAGTCGGGGCAGGAGGATGCAGTCGTTGGGAGGAGCGGAAGGGGAGGGTGAAACAGAGGCCTTCAAGAGGTTCCAGCAAGGATTTACAGGCAGTCGGGGAAAGCGGATGGGAGCGGAGGGGGAGAATGTGGCCAAGCGGTTTGACCCCAGTGGCTTTTCTGGCAGTCGAGGCAAGCGATACATTCCTGGCCTGCAAGCACTCTTTCTCAGCCAGATGTACAACAAATGTGAGTATTGTTTATTATTATCCTGA
- the LOC138947620 gene encoding uncharacterized protein: protein MKSQNEKILKFLTMVVDKDGDSPQTKQSKKRKREVSDDEQSVETGDDFDHLLEEMCKTQASESRPEAELSDPNESEIMNELEQDFDISETLGDEVADRIAKLVSVMAKGQMTEEKMKQKEREFKRPKNIETGVPKVNPEIWGLMEHSAKTYDLKSQRQQKLLYTANNALVVAWDVSLKMGVANEEQKKLIKTIAEASGLILKTAYDMSLDRRAKILSGQNVNKKYRKLASSNIPVTQWLFGDGLKSACADIDCTTKLGLAFTQSSRGQKYFPSRQYAPKNSEWRGRGRWNWKRGAQFRGRGRSQGRPFFSGTTSRQAE from the coding sequence ATGAAGAGTCAAAATGAGAAAATTTTGAAGTTTCTAACTATGGTGGTAGACAAAGATGGCGACTCGCCCCAAACGAAACAATCGAAAAAGAGAAAACGTGAAGTCAGTGATGACGAACAATCTGTGGAGACTGGGGATGATTTCGATCACCTTCTTGAAGAAATGTGTAAAACTCAAGCATCAGAATCTCGACCCGAGGCTGAACTGAGCGACCCCAATGAGAGTGAAATTATGAATGAACTGGAGCAAGATTTTGACATTTCTGAGACTCTTGGTGATGAAGTTGCAGATCGAATTGCAAAACTTGTATCAGTGATGGCAAAGGGTCAGATGACCGAAGAAAAGATGaagcaaaaagaaagagagttTAAACGCCCAAAGAACATTGAGACAGGCGTCCCAAAAGTGAATCCCGAAATCTGGGGTTTGATGGAACACAGTGCCAAAACGTATGACTTAAAATCACAACGTCAACAGAAGTTACTGTACACGGCCAACAATGCTCTTGTTGTGGCCTGGGATGTGTCCCTAAAAATGGGGGTTGCCAATGAGGAACAGAAAAAGCTGATCAAAACAATTGCTGAGGCAAGTGGGCTGATACTGAAAACAGCATATGACATGTCACTGGACAGAAGAGCAAAAATACTGTCTGGACAAAATGTGAACAAGAAATACAGAAAACTGGCATCTTCAAACATACCAGTCACTCAGTGGCTATTTGGGGATGGTCTCAAGTCAGCGTGTGCTGATATTGACTGTACAACCAAACTTGGGCTTGCCTTTACTCAATCAAGTAGAGGGCAAAAATATTTCCCATCCCGTCAGTATGCACCAAAAAACTCCGAAtggagaggaagaggaaggtGGAACTGGAAGAGAGGAGCTCAGTtcagggggagagggagaagtCAAGGGAGACCATTCTTCTCCGGCACGACAAGCAGGCAAGCAGAGTAG